A region from the Bradyrhizobium erythrophlei genome encodes:
- a CDS encoding ArnT family glycosyltransferase, whose product MVETYARPRFGEPREPKNRVNPGSRFVGAIDFAAGSHLRAVIFLLLCGLVLFLPGFFNIPPIDRDEARFAQATKQMVETGDFVDIRFQDDVRYKKPVGIYWLQAASVEAASALGLPRAQLRIWLYRVPSLIGAIGAVLLTYWTALAFVTRRGAIFAGLILCSSVLLGVEARLAKTDAMLLLTVVAAMGALARVYLSWQRGEDPERPPWSWPLIFWTALAGGILLKGPLILMFVALTIATLAILDRSAAWLWRLRPVLGLMWMLVLVLPWFIAIFWRAGDAFFADSIGGDMLSKLAAQESHGAPPGLYLLLFWVTFWPGAALAGMAAPAVWRARREPGAQFLLAWLIPSWIVFELVLTKLPHYVLPLYPAIAILTVGALERRVLSRSWLRRGAAWWFVIPAGASVIAVIGAITLTRQPVFLAWPFVGAAMIFGLFAWWLYDDNRAERSLLNAVAAAMFLAMAVYGVVVPALTPVFPSAEIARALRNVVCVGPKAAAAGFHEPSLVFMNGSETLLTDGSGAADFLGQGSCRFALVEQRSERGFAARAEAIGLRYNVATRIDGYNISQGRAISIAIFRSEGTE is encoded by the coding sequence ATGGTCGAGACCTATGCCCGCCCCCGATTTGGAGAGCCGCGCGAGCCGAAGAACCGGGTAAATCCGGGTAGCAGGTTTGTCGGGGCGATCGACTTTGCCGCGGGAAGCCACCTGCGCGCCGTCATCTTCCTGCTGTTGTGCGGCCTCGTGCTGTTTCTCCCGGGATTCTTCAACATCCCGCCGATTGATCGCGATGAGGCGCGGTTCGCGCAGGCGACCAAGCAAATGGTCGAAACCGGCGATTTCGTCGATATCCGTTTCCAGGACGACGTGCGCTACAAGAAGCCGGTGGGGATCTATTGGCTGCAGGCGGCGAGCGTCGAGGCCGCTTCCGCATTGGGGCTGCCGCGGGCACAGCTTCGCATCTGGTTGTATCGCGTCCCTTCGCTGATCGGCGCGATTGGCGCGGTGCTGCTGACCTACTGGACAGCGCTCGCCTTCGTCACCCGGCGCGGAGCCATCTTCGCCGGTCTCATCCTGTGCAGTTCGGTACTGCTCGGCGTCGAGGCGCGGCTCGCCAAGACCGACGCCATGCTGCTCCTGACCGTGGTCGCGGCGATGGGCGCGCTGGCGCGGGTCTACCTGTCCTGGCAGCGCGGCGAGGATCCCGAGCGCCCGCCGTGGTCGTGGCCCTTGATCTTCTGGACCGCATTGGCCGGCGGCATCCTGCTCAAGGGACCGCTGATCCTGATGTTTGTCGCGCTGACGATCGCGACACTGGCGATCCTCGACCGTTCGGCCGCCTGGCTCTGGCGGCTGCGCCCGGTATTGGGGCTGATGTGGATGCTGGTTCTGGTGCTGCCCTGGTTCATCGCGATCTTCTGGCGCGCCGGGGACGCATTCTTCGCGGATTCGATCGGCGGCGACATGCTGAGCAAGCTGGCGGCGCAGGAATCCCACGGCGCGCCGCCCGGTCTCTATTTGCTGCTGTTCTGGGTGACGTTCTGGCCGGGCGCGGCGCTCGCCGGAATGGCAGCGCCCGCGGTCTGGCGGGCGCGGCGCGAGCCTGGCGCGCAGTTTCTGTTGGCTTGGCTGATCCCGTCCTGGATCGTGTTCGAACTGGTGCTGACAAAACTGCCGCATTACGTGCTGCCGCTCTATCCGGCGATCGCGATCCTCACCGTCGGCGCGCTGGAGCGCCGCGTGCTGTCGCGCTCATGGCTGCGGCGCGGCGCCGCCTGGTGGTTCGTGATCCCGGCTGGGGCCTCGGTCATCGCGGTGATCGGCGCCATCACGCTGACGCGTCAGCCGGTGTTTCTGGCATGGCCGTTCGTGGGGGCAGCGATGATCTTCGGACTGTTCGCCTGGTGGCTCTATGACGACAACCGCGCCGAACGCTCGCTGCTCAACGCCGTGGCCGCGGCGATGTTCCTGGCCATGGCGGTCTACGGCGTCGTGGTACCGGCGTTGACGCCGGTGTTTCCCAGCGCGGAGATCGCACGCGCGCTGCGCAACGTCGTCTGCGTCGGGCCGAAAGCCGCCGCGGCCGGCTTCCACGAGCCGAGCCTGGTGTTCATGAACGGCAGCGAAACGCTGCTGACGGACGGTTCGGGTGCTGCGGATTTCCTGGGTCAGGGCAGTTGCCGGTTCGCGCTGGTGGAGCAGCGCTCCGAACGCGGTTTTGCCGCGCGCGCCGAAGCGATCGGGCTGCGTTACAACGTCGCCACCCGCATCGACGGCTACAACATCTCGCAAGGGCGAGCGATCTCAATTGCGATCTTCCGTTCCGAAGGCACGGAATAA
- a CDS encoding tyrosine-type recombinase/integrase, producing MQAILNKRSAAAAKNWKKALRGFLDHCLSLDMMAADPLVGIKLTKTKSKPHRRWTPADIEQYERSFARGTKARLALELILSTGQARCDVVRIGRQFIRDETLSMSRQKTGVPFDIPVLPSLRAELDLQPQGERHLTFLVTEQGKSFTAAGFGNWFADRCREAGVPGRAHGLRSAAATRLADHGATAHQLMSWFGWRTLSEAERYTKEADRKRLAKEAGKLIAGTRIGKPETEFAKNDDKSLKGKTAKT from the coding sequence TTGCAGGCGATCCTGAACAAGAGGTCGGCGGCCGCCGCCAAGAACTGGAAGAAGGCCCTGCGCGGGTTTCTCGACCATTGCCTGTCGCTCGACATGATGGCCGCGGATCCTCTGGTCGGCATCAAGCTGACCAAGACAAAATCGAAGCCGCATAGGCGTTGGACGCCAGCGGATATCGAGCAATACGAGAGATCCTTCGCGCGTGGAACGAAGGCTCGGCTTGCTCTTGAATTGATCCTGTCGACGGGGCAGGCGCGATGCGACGTTGTCAGGATAGGCCGCCAGTTCATCCGAGACGAAACCCTTTCGATGAGCCGCCAAAAGACCGGCGTTCCGTTCGATATCCCAGTGTTGCCTTCCCTTCGCGCCGAACTCGATTTGCAGCCGCAAGGCGAGCGACACTTGACCTTCCTCGTGACAGAGCAGGGCAAGTCGTTCACGGCGGCGGGGTTCGGCAACTGGTTCGCCGACCGATGCAGGGAGGCCGGTGTTCCGGGTCGAGCGCATGGCCTGCGTTCGGCAGCGGCAACCCGTCTCGCCGATCATGGCGCGACAGCGCATCAGCTTATGTCGTGGTTCGGCTGGCGCACGCTGAGCGAGGCCGAACGCTACACCAAGGAAGCTGACCGAAAGCGACTCGCGAAAGAGGCGGGGAAGCTCATTGCAGGAACAAGAATTGGCAAACCAGAAACCGAATTTGCCAAAAACGACGATAAGTCATTGAAAGGAAAGACGGCAAAAACATGA
- a CDS encoding IS630 family transposase (programmed frameshift) — protein sequence MNVRYRVELSQTERAELTALLSGGKHAARKLKRAQILLAADAGASDEAIATGVGASGSTIYRTKRRFVLGNLEAALSEEPRPGAARKLSGKEEALLVATACSSPPKGRARWTLELLAGELVRLTEHDDISRETVRRRLAENDLKPWRKDMWCIPQVNGEYVARMEDVLDLYAEQPDSKRPVVCFDESPTQLIGEVRQPIPAAPGQLERYDCEYKRNGTVNLFIFLDVHRPWRKVKVTDSRAAVDFAACMRELANVHFPKAERIRVVLDNLSTHSVGALYQAFPPAEARRILRRLEFHYVPKHASWLNMVEIEIGVLRSQCLDRRIDNRQQLVSEIAAWERQRNASRARIKWMFTTEKARAKMGRAYPSEGSKTPSPNES from the exons ATGAATGTACGCTATCGGGTCGAACTGAGCCAAACCGAGCGGGCAGAACTCACAGCGCTTTTGAGTGGCGGCAAGCACGCCGCGCGCAAGCTCAAGCGAGCGCAGATTTTACTGGCTGCCGATGCAGGCGCGAGCGACGAAGCAATCGCCACCGGTGTCGGCGCAAGCGGCTCGACTATCTACCGGACCAAGCGCCGCTTCGTGCTCGGCAACCTGGAGGCGGCGCTGAGCGAGGAGCCGCGCCCCGGAGCGGCCCGCAAGCTCTCAGGGAAGGAGGAAGCCCTGCTGGTTGCGACGGCCTGTTCGAGCCCACCCAAAGGCCGGGCGCGTTGGACCCTGGAACTCCTGGCGGGCGAGTTGGTCAGGCTCACCGAGCACGACGACATCTCCCGAGAGACTGTGCGCCGGCGCCTGGCTGAAAACGACCTCAAGCCCTGGCGCAAGGACATGTGGTGCATTCCGCAGGTGA ACGGCGAGTACGTCGCCCGCATGGAGGATGTGCTCGACCTTTATGCCGAACAGCCCGATTCGAAGCGCCCGGTGGTCTGCTTCGACGAGAGCCCAACCCAGCTCATCGGCGAAGTCCGCCAGCCGATCCCAGCCGCGCCGGGCCAACTTGAGCGCTACGATTGTGAGTACAAGCGCAATGGCACGGTCAACCTGTTCATCTTCCTCGACGTGCACCGGCCCTGGCGCAAGGTCAAAGTCACTGACAGCCGCGCTGCGGTCGACTTCGCCGCCTGCATGCGCGAACTCGCCAATGTTCACTTCCCAAAGGCAGAGCGCATCCGGGTCGTGTTGGACAATCTATCGACCCACTCAGTCGGCGCGCTTTACCAAGCCTTCCCGCCGGCCGAGGCGCGACGCATCTTGCGCCGGCTGGAGTTCCACTACGTCCCCAAGCACGCCAGCTGGCTGAATATGGTGGAGATCGAGATTGGCGTGCTGCGCAGTCAGTGTCTGGACAGACGCATCGACAACCGGCAACAACTCGTATCCGAGATCGCCGCCTGGGAGCGGCAGCGCAACGCTTCACGCGCCCGCATCAAATGGATGTTCACAACCGAGAAAGCCCGCGCCAAAATGGGCCGTGCCTATCCCTCGGAAGGCTCTAAAACGCCCTCGCCCAATGAATCATAA
- the pbpC gene encoding penicillin-binding protein 1C, which produces MDGRGKPGHDGVGKGRIVRIAGIAFAFVFLAVAAFSAWVISLGPLPLAQTRQVSTTIVDRNGKLLRAYAMADGRWRLPVAARTSVDPGYLKLLLAYEDRRFYSHAGVDPLALGRAAFLLATRGHIVSGGSTITMQLARLLEPRRERSVYAKLRQMVRAFELEGKLTKDQILDLYLTLAPYGGNLEGIRAASIAYFGKEPKRLSLAEAALLVALPQSPETRRLDRHPDAARAGRDRVLDRMVEEHQISAEDAAQARALPVPRLRKPMPILAPHSADAAMATVKDTEIIRLTLDSSLQKVLEALARDRAQALDPNVSVGILAVDNASGEVLARVGSPDYFDDRRAGQVDMTRALRSPGSTLKPFIYGLAFEDGFVHPESLIDDRPIRFGSYAPENFDMTFQGTVPVRKALQLSLNVPAIVLLDRVGASRLTSRLKQAGTNLVLPKDEAPGLAMGLGGVGITLQDLVQLYCGLARLGNTKPLREIGSDPERESLRLMDQVAAWQVGNVLMGTPPPENAPHNRIAFKTGTSYGYRDAWSIGFDGRMTIGVWVGRPDGAPVAGLVGRTAAAPILFDAFARTGKLPVPLPKPPRGTLVASNVRLPLPLQRFRPVGELVRTGGARAPHIQFPLNGSRIEIGGSGGPQASAMPVKVAGGVVPMTMLVNGVSVGEIDGRRQRLIDPPGPGFTRLTVIDATGAADTVVIRVQ; this is translated from the coding sequence GTGGATGGCCGGGGCAAGCCCGGCCACGACGGTGTTGGTAAAGGGCGCATCGTTCGGATCGCTGGAATTGCATTCGCGTTCGTCTTCCTGGCCGTCGCGGCCTTCTCGGCCTGGGTGATCTCTCTGGGTCCGTTGCCGCTGGCCCAAACGCGGCAGGTCTCCACCACGATCGTCGATCGCAACGGCAAGCTGTTGCGCGCTTACGCCATGGCCGACGGCCGCTGGCGGCTGCCGGTCGCTGCCAGGACCAGCGTCGATCCCGGCTATCTCAAGCTGTTGCTGGCCTACGAAGACCGACGTTTCTATTCCCATGCCGGCGTCGATCCGCTCGCGCTCGGCCGCGCCGCGTTCCTGCTGGCCACCCGAGGCCACATCGTCTCCGGAGGCTCCACCATCACCATGCAACTGGCGCGGCTTTTGGAGCCGCGGCGCGAGCGATCGGTTTACGCCAAACTGCGCCAGATGGTCCGCGCGTTCGAACTCGAGGGGAAACTGACAAAGGACCAGATCCTCGATCTCTATCTGACGCTGGCGCCGTATGGCGGCAATCTCGAGGGCATTCGCGCCGCATCGATCGCCTATTTCGGCAAGGAGCCGAAGCGATTGTCGCTGGCGGAAGCGGCGCTGCTGGTGGCGCTGCCGCAGTCGCCGGAGACCCGCAGGCTCGATCGCCATCCCGATGCGGCGCGCGCAGGCCGCGACCGCGTGCTCGACCGCATGGTCGAAGAGCATCAGATCTCGGCGGAAGATGCCGCGCAGGCCAGGGCGCTGCCGGTGCCGCGGCTGCGCAAACCGATGCCGATCCTCGCGCCGCATTCCGCCGATGCCGCCATGGCGACCGTGAAGGACACCGAAATCATCAGGCTGACGCTGGATTCGAGCCTGCAAAAGGTGCTGGAAGCGCTGGCGCGCGACCGCGCGCAGGCCCTGGATCCGAACGTTTCCGTCGGCATCCTCGCGGTGGACAATGCCAGCGGTGAGGTGCTGGCGCGGGTCGGCTCGCCGGATTATTTCGACGACAGACGGGCTGGGCAGGTCGACATGACTCGCGCGTTGCGCTCGCCGGGATCGACGCTGAAGCCGTTCATCTATGGCCTCGCCTTTGAAGACGGTTTTGTGCACCCGGAAAGCCTGATCGACGACCGGCCGATCCGCTTCGGCTCCTACGCGCCGGAAAATTTCGACATGACCTTTCAGGGTACGGTGCCGGTGCGCAAGGCACTGCAACTTTCCCTGAACGTGCCCGCCATCGTCTTGCTCGACCGCGTCGGCGCCAGCCGCCTGACGTCGCGCCTCAAGCAGGCCGGCACCAATCTGGTGCTGCCGAAAGACGAGGCACCCGGGCTCGCGATGGGTCTCGGCGGCGTCGGCATCACCCTGCAGGATCTGGTGCAGCTCTATTGCGGGTTGGCGCGGCTCGGCAACACCAAGCCGCTGCGCGAGATCGGAAGCGACCCGGAGCGCGAATCCCTGAGGCTGATGGACCAGGTCGCGGCCTGGCAGGTCGGCAATGTGCTGATGGGCACGCCGCCGCCGGAAAACGCCCCCCACAACCGGATCGCGTTCAAGACCGGTACCAGCTACGGCTATCGCGATGCCTGGTCGATCGGTTTCGACGGCCGCATGACCATCGGCGTCTGGGTCGGACGTCCCGACGGCGCGCCGGTGGCGGGGCTGGTCGGACGGACCGCGGCGGCGCCGATCCTGTTCGATGCGTTCGCCCGTACCGGCAAACTGCCGGTGCCGCTGCCGAAGCCTCCCAGGGGGACACTGGTGGCAAGCAATGTCAGGCTCCCGCTGCCACTGCAGCGGTTCCGGCCAGTCGGGGAACTCGTTCGCACCGGCGGCGCGCGGGCACCCCATATCCAGTTCCCCCTGAACGGCTCGCGGATCGAAATCGGCGGTTCCGGTGGCCCCCAGGCGTCCGCGATGCCGGTCAAGGTCGCCGGCGGTGTGGTTCCGATGACAATGCTGGTGAATGGGGTCTCGGTTGGGGAAATCGACGGCCGGCGCCAGCGCCTGATCGATCCGCCCGGCCCGGGCTTTACCCGATTGACGGTCATCGACGCTACGGGCGCTGCGGACACAGTTGTCATCAGAGTTCAATAA
- a CDS encoding alpha-2-macroglobulin family protein, with the protein MIGLVRAATLCAALVLGLVSAQAADKAFKRDDLADSAIKLEAQIKSEAGPVAKTTATLKTDADAAFRRSDFRSGLQILGQIAAVAPEDSGNWLRLARVIFQIVPKNSSEQTFLFERASTAAYIAYQRAGNAGEEADALAVLGRSMSERKLWRPALDALRLSLDLREVADVRGQYEKLRDEHGFRLLDYSVDSDSASPRACFQFSEELAKRTDFAPYLALAGNDKPALTSEGKQLCVDGLTHGERYNINLRAGLPSSVKEGLPKSAEFNIYVRDRKPFVHFTGRAYVLPRTGQRGIPVVSVNTPSVKVDVFRIGDRNLINTVIDSDFQRALSRFELSSLGDERGVKVWSGELATATTLNQDVTTAFPVDQALGDLQPGVYVMTAAPKSPGSDDDGSLATQWFIVSDLGVTAFSGNDGIHVFVNSLASTDVVAKAEVRLVARNNEILATRKTDESGHVLFEAGLARGEGGLSPAMLTVSGEKTDYAFLSLKTNAFDLSDRGVAGREVPDGSDAFVYAERGVYRSNETVYLTALLRDGQGNAVTGGPLTLVIERPDGVEFRRALLPDQGAGGRSMALTLNSAVPAGTWRVKAFTDPKGSAVGQTTFMVEDYIPERLEFDLSAKDKLIKADAPVELKVDGHFLYGAPATGLQLEGDMLVAPASERPGFAGYQFGVADEETTSNERTAIESLPETDDKGVATFPVSLAKPPTSTRPQEAQIFVRMAEAGGRAVERKLVLPVAPAAALIGVKPLFGDKSVAEGDKAGFDVVFVSPEGKPLARDGLRYELLKIESRYQWYRQSSSWEYEPVKTTSRVADSDLTIAADKPSRITLLPQPGRYRLDVKSTEADGPLTSVLFDVGWYSDGSADTPDLLETSIDKPEYQSGDTMVVSVNARSAGKLTVNVLGDRLLTTQTIDVKEGTAQVKIPVGKDWGTGAYVVTTLRRPLDVAAQRMPSRAIGLKWLSIDKNNRTLQVSLSPPALVRPNSTLRLPVKLGGLNPGEDAKIVVAAVDVGILNLTNYKPPAPDDYYLGQRQMTAEIRDLYGQLIDGMQGTRGQLKTGGDAAGAELQGSPPTQKPLALYSGIVTVAADGTAEISFDVPEFAGTARVMAVAWTATKLGRATTDVTVRDPVVLTATLPRFLLNGDHGTMSFDLDNVEGAPGDYTISVKASGPVKVSGNPATTLKLAARQRSSMSLALDAGGAGTANFDVDIEGPNGLALARHYALDVKPATQILARRSIRTLAKGESLTLTSDMFSDLVSGTGGVSLSVSQSTALDAATILKALDRYPYGCSEQITSRAMPLLYVNDLAAGAHLAMDTEVDQRIKDAIDRLLARQGSNGSFGLWSAGGDDAWLDAYVTDFLTRAREKGFAVPDVLFKSALDRIRNSVVNANEPEKDGGRDLAYGLYVLARNGAAPIGDLRYLADTKLNNLATSIAKSQLAAALALVGDKARAERVYAAALDSLAPKPVLEFGRVDYGSALRDAAALVSLASEGNAPKATLTQAVARVEVARGLTPYTSTQENAWLVLASRALAKESMSLDLSGSAFKAALYRSYKADEMAGTPIKITNTGDAPVQVVVSVSGAPVTPEPAASNGFKIERNYFTLDGKPVDIAKARQNDRFAVVLKITEAKPEYGHIMVSDYLPAGLEIDNPHLVSSADTGTLDWIEDGEEPENTEFRDDRFTAAIDRAADAKAVFTVAYVVRAVSAGKYVLPQAYVEDMYNPSRYGRSGTGSVEVLAAK; encoded by the coding sequence ATGATTGGTTTGGTTCGCGCCGCAACACTTTGCGCAGCGCTGGTGCTTGGCCTGGTCTCGGCGCAAGCGGCGGATAAGGCCTTCAAGCGCGACGATCTGGCCGATTCCGCGATCAAGCTGGAAGCCCAGATCAAGAGCGAGGCGGGTCCGGTCGCCAAGACCACGGCGACCCTGAAGACCGACGCTGACGCAGCCTTCAGGCGCAGCGACTTTCGTTCGGGCCTGCAGATCCTCGGCCAGATCGCGGCGGTGGCGCCGGAGGACAGCGGCAACTGGCTGCGGCTGGCGCGGGTGATCTTCCAGATCGTGCCGAAGAACTCCAGCGAACAGACCTTCCTTTTCGAGCGCGCCTCGACCGCGGCCTATATCGCCTATCAGCGCGCCGGCAATGCCGGCGAGGAGGCCGACGCGCTCGCCGTGCTCGGCCGTTCGATGTCCGAGCGCAAGCTGTGGCGGCCGGCGCTCGATGCCTTGAGGCTCTCGCTCGACCTGCGCGAGGTCGCCGATGTCCGCGGCCAGTATGAAAAACTGCGCGACGAGCACGGCTTTCGGCTGCTGGATTACAGCGTCGATTCCGATTCCGCCTCGCCACGGGCCTGTTTCCAGTTCTCGGAAGAACTCGCAAAACGCACCGATTTCGCGCCGTATCTGGCGCTGGCCGGCAACGACAAGCCGGCGCTGACCTCGGAGGGCAAGCAGCTTTGCGTCGACGGGCTCACGCATGGCGAGCGCTACAACATCAATCTACGCGCGGGCCTGCCGTCGAGCGTCAAGGAAGGTCTGCCGAAATCGGCCGAATTCAACATCTATGTGCGCGACCGCAAGCCGTTCGTGCATTTCACCGGACGCGCCTATGTGCTGCCGCGCACCGGCCAGCGCGGCATTCCCGTGGTTAGTGTCAATACGCCTTCGGTGAAGGTCGACGTTTTCAGGATCGGCGACCGCAACCTGATCAACACCGTGATCGACAGCGATTTCCAGCGAGCGTTAAGCCGCTTTGAACTTTCCAGCCTCGGCGACGAGCGCGGCGTCAAGGTTTGGTCGGGGGAACTTGCGACCGCGACCACGCTGAACCAGGACGTCACCACCGCATTTCCGGTCGATCAGGCGCTGGGCGACCTGCAGCCGGGCGTCTATGTCATGACGGCGGCGCCCAAGAGCCCCGGCAGCGACGACGATGGTTCGCTGGCGACGCAATGGTTCATCGTGTCCGACCTCGGCGTCACCGCGTTTTCCGGCAACGACGGCATCCATGTCTTCGTCAATTCGCTGGCCTCGACGGACGTGGTCGCCAAGGCGGAGGTGCGGCTGGTCGCGCGCAATAACGAGATTCTGGCCACCCGCAAGACCGACGAGTCCGGCCATGTGCTGTTCGAGGCGGGACTGGCGCGCGGCGAGGGCGGCCTGTCGCCGGCCATGCTGACGGTGAGCGGTGAGAAGACCGACTACGCCTTCCTCAGCCTGAAGACCAACGCCTTCGACCTCTCGGACCGTGGCGTAGCGGGCCGGGAAGTGCCTGATGGCTCCGACGCCTTCGTCTATGCCGAGCGCGGCGTCTATCGCTCCAACGAGACGGTCTATCTGACAGCCCTGCTGCGCGACGGCCAGGGCAACGCCGTGACCGGCGGCCCGCTGACGTTGGTGATCGAGCGTCCCGACGGCGTCGAATTCCGCCGCGCCCTGTTGCCCGACCAGGGCGCGGGCGGCCGCAGCATGGCGTTGACCCTCAATTCGGCGGTTCCGGCCGGGACCTGGCGGGTTAAGGCGTTCACCGATCCCAAAGGCTCCGCGGTCGGGCAAACCACCTTCATGGTCGAGGATTATATTCCGGAGCGGCTGGAATTCGACTTGTCCGCCAAAGACAAGCTGATCAAAGCTGACGCTCCCGTGGAGCTTAAGGTCGACGGTCACTTCCTTTACGGCGCGCCCGCTACCGGGCTGCAGCTCGAAGGCGACATGCTGGTCGCGCCGGCTTCGGAACGGCCGGGATTTGCCGGCTACCAGTTCGGCGTCGCCGACGAGGAGACCACCAGCAACGAGCGTACCGCGATCGAAAGCCTGCCCGAGACCGACGACAAGGGTGTCGCGACCTTCCCGGTCAGCCTGGCAAAGCCGCCGACCTCGACCCGCCCGCAGGAAGCCCAGATCTTCGTCCGCATGGCGGAGGCCGGCGGCCGCGCGGTCGAGCGCAAGCTGGTGCTGCCGGTAGCGCCGGCGGCGGCCCTGATCGGCGTCAAGCCGCTGTTCGGCGACAAGAGCGTCGCCGAAGGCGACAAGGCCGGTTTCGACGTCGTGTTCGTGTCGCCCGAGGGCAAGCCTTTGGCGCGCGACGGCCTGCGCTATGAGCTGTTGAAGATCGAATCCCGCTATCAATGGTATCGCCAGAGCTCATCCTGGGAATACGAGCCGGTCAAAACGACCAGCCGCGTCGCCGATAGCGATCTGACCATCGCCGCCGACAAGCCGTCGCGGATTACGCTGTTGCCGCAGCCCGGCCGCTACCGCCTCGACGTCAAATCGACCGAGGCCGACGGACCGCTGACGTCGGTGCTGTTCGATGTCGGCTGGTACTCCGACGGCAGCGCCGATACGCCCGATCTCCTGGAAACCTCGATCGACAAGCCGGAATACCAGTCCGGCGACACCATGGTGGTGTCGGTCAATGCGCGCTCGGCCGGCAAGCTGACCGTCAACGTGCTGGGCGACCGGCTGCTGACGACGCAGACCATTGATGTCAAGGAAGGCACCGCGCAGGTCAAAATTCCCGTCGGCAAGGATTGGGGTACCGGCGCCTACGTGGTCACGACGCTGCGCCGCCCGCTCGATGTCGCGGCACAGCGGATGCCGAGCCGCGCCATCGGCCTGAAGTGGTTGAGCATCGACAAGAATAACCGCACGCTCCAGGTGAGCTTGTCGCCGCCGGCCTTGGTGCGTCCGAACTCCACGCTGAGGCTGCCGGTTAAGCTCGGCGGCCTCAACCCCGGTGAAGACGCCAAGATCGTCGTCGCGGCGGTCGATGTCGGCATTCTCAATCTGACCAATTACAAGCCGCCGGCGCCGGACGATTACTATCTCGGCCAGCGCCAGATGACCGCGGAAATCCGCGACCTCTATGGGCAATTGATCGACGGCATGCAGGGCACCCGCGGCCAGCTCAAGACCGGCGGCGATGCCGCCGGCGCCGAGCTGCAGGGCAGTCCGCCGACGCAAAAACCGCTGGCGCTCTACTCAGGGATCGTCACGGTGGCCGCCGACGGCACCGCTGAAATCAGTTTCGACGTTCCGGAATTCGCCGGCACCGCGCGCGTCATGGCCGTGGCGTGGACCGCGACCAAGCTCGGCCGCGCCACGACCGATGTCACCGTGCGCGATCCCGTGGTGCTGACGGCCACCTTGCCGCGCTTCCTGCTCAATGGCGACCACGGCACCATGAGTTTTGATCTCGACAATGTCGAAGGCGCACCCGGCGACTACACCATCAGTGTCAAGGCCTCGGGGCCGGTGAAGGTATCCGGCAATCCTGCCACGACGCTAAAACTCGCCGCCAGGCAGCGCAGCTCGATGTCGCTGGCGCTGGATGCCGGCGGCGCCGGCACCGCGAACTTCGATGTCGATATCGAGGGACCGAACGGGCTGGCGCTGGCTCGGCATTATGCGCTCGACGTCAAGCCGGCCACGCAGATCCTGGCGCGGCGCTCGATCCGGACCTTGGCGAAAGGCGAGAGCCTGACGCTGACGTCCGACATGTTCTCGGATCTGGTGTCGGGCACCGGCGGCGTCTCGCTGTCGGTCAGCCAGTCGACGGCACTGGACGCCGCGACCATTCTCAAGGCGCTGGATCGTTATCCCTATGGCTGTTCGGAACAGATTACGAGCCGCGCCATGCCGCTGCTTTACGTCAACGATCTGGCGGCCGGCGCCCATCTCGCAATGGATACCGAGGTCGATCAGCGCATCAAGGATGCCATCGACCGGCTGCTGGCACGGCAAGGCTCGAACGGTTCCTTCGGCCTGTGGTCGGCCGGTGGCGACGATGCCTGGCTCGACGCCTATGTGACGGACTTCCTGACCCGTGCCCGCGAAAAGGGTTTTGCGGTGCCCGATGTCTTGTTCAAGAGCGCGCTCGATCGCATCCGCAATTCCGTGGTGAACGCCAACGAGCCGGAAAAGGACGGCGGCCGCGATCTCGCTTACGGGCTCTATGTGCTCGCGCGAAACGGCGCGGCGCCGATCGGCGACCTGCGTTATCTCGCCGACACCAAGCTGAACAATCTGGCCACGTCCATTGCAAAATCGCAACTGGCGGCGGCGCTGGCGCTGGTCGGCGACAAAGCGAGGGCGGAGCGGGTCTACGCCGCGGCGCTGGACAGCCTCGCGCCAAAGCCGGTGCTGGAATTCGGCCGGGTCGATTACGGCAGCGCCCTGCGCGATGCGGCCGCGCTGGTGTCGCTGGCGAGCGAAGGCAACGCCCCGAAGGCGACGCTGACGCAGGCGGTGGCCCGTGTCGAAGTCGCCCGTGGGCTGACGCCCTACACCTCGACCCAGGAGAACGCCTGGCTGGTGCTGGCCTCGCGCGCGCTGGCCAAGGAGAGCATGAGCCTCGATCTCAGTGGCTCGGCCTTCAAGGCTGCGCTGTATCGCAGCTACAAGGCCGACGAGATGGCGGGCACGCCGATCAAGATCACCAATACCGGAGACGCACCGGTGCAGGTGGTGGTCTCGGTCAGCGGCGCGCCGGTCACGCCGGAGCCGGCGGCATCAAACGGCTTCAAGATCGAGCGCAATTACTTCACGCTCGACGGCAAACCGGTCGATATCGCAAAGGCCAGGCAGAACGACCGCTTCGCCGTGGTGCTGAAGATCACCGAAGCCAAGCCGGAATACGGACACATCATGGTGTCGGATTATCTCCCGGCGGGGCTGGAGATCGATAACCCGCATCTGGTATCATCAGCTGATACCGGCACGCTGGACTGGATCGAGGACGGCGAGGAGCCGGAGAATACCGAATTCCGCGACGACCGCTTCACGGCGGCCATCGACCGCGCCGCCGATGCCAAGGCGGTGTTCACGGTGGCCTATGTGGTGCGCGCGGTATCGGCCGGCAAATATGTGCTGCCGCAGGCTTATGTCGAGGACATGTACAACCCCTCGCGCTACGGCCGCAGCGGCACCGGATCGGTCGAGGTGCTTGCGGCGAAATGA